From the genome of Salvelinus alpinus chromosome 19, SLU_Salpinus.1, whole genome shotgun sequence, one region includes:
- the LOC139545976 gene encoding transcription factor ATOH1-like: MDVISVEEWSKGAKEMCEVQHSKMERGEQSEYPSSLALMDSSDPRAWLAPMQSGTCAAHADYLLHSPSSSLEGGFPTSGHSPNFRNSSNSPLKVRDLCRLKGSVSAEEGRQRAPSNPGNVVQKVRRQAANARERRRMHGLNHAFDELRSVIPAFDNDKKLSKYDTLQMAQIYINALADLLQGPGVDSPKCDLLSATESPRGSSASTCQRGAGTGLPVQVNGIPFPVEDGSFSTLMEQEMRSSSGTPSSSSESRKDSPQSNRSDGEFSPHSHFSDSDEMQMELLSEDELSELKLSSLNKF; this comes from the coding sequence atggatgtTATCAGTGTTGAGGAATGGAGCAAAGGCGCAAAGGAGATGTGCGAGGTGCAGCACTCGAAAATGGAGAGGGGGGAGCAGAGCGAGTACCCATCAAGTCTGGCACTCATGGACAGCAGTGACCCACGCGCCTGGCTGGCTCCCATGCAGTCTGGCACCTGCGCGGCACACGCCGACTACCTGCTGCACTCGCCCAGCTCCAGCTTGGAAGGCGGGTTCCCCACATCCGGCCACAGCCCAAACTTTAGAAATAGTTCCAATAGTCCGCTCAAAGTGCGGGACTTGTGTCGGCTAAAGGGATCGGTGAGCGCCGAGGAGGGCAGACAGAGAGCTCCATCCAATCCCGGTAACGTTGTGCAGAAGGTGAGGCGCCAGGCAGCAAATGCGCGGGAGAGGAGACGGATGCATGGCTTGAACCATGCCTTTGACGAGCTGCGCAGTGTCATCCCTGCTTTCGACAATGACAAAAAGCTTTCCAAATACGATACCCTGCAGATGGCCCAGATCTACATCAACGCGCTGGCGGACCTGCTACAGGGTCCCGGTGTGGACTCGCCAAAGTGTGACCTGTTGTCCGCCACGGAGAGTCCCCGGGGATCCTCCGCCTCCACCTGCCAAAGGGGCGCAGGGACTGGGCTACCGGTCCAGGTTAACGGGATCCCATTCCCCGTCGAAGACGGCTCGTTCTCTACTTTGATGGAGCAAGAAATGCGGTCTTCCTCGGGGACACCCAGTTCCAGCTCCGAGAGCAGAAAGGACTCCCCCCAGTCGAACCGCAGTGACGGAGAGTTCTCCCCGCACTCCCATTTCAGTGACTCGGATGAGATGCAGATGGAGCTCCTGAGTGAAGATGAGCTCTCTGAACTCAAGCTTTCCAGCCTTAACAAATTTTGA